CGATGGCGGAGACCATGATCTTGACGCCCTTCGGGAGGTTGGAGACCTCCACGCAGCTTCTGGCCGGGTAGGGCTCCCCGAAGTAATCCTTGTAAATCAGGTTCACGGTCTGGAAGTCCTCGATGTCGGTCAGGTACACGGTGACGGACACTATACCGTCCTTAGCGACATGTCCCGCCTCCAGGACTGCGATGACGTTCTTCAGGGCCTGGTTGGCCTGCTCTTCGATGGTCTCGCCGACAGCACCGGTGTGGGGGTCGACGGGGATCTCGCCCGCGGTGAACACGAGGTTCCCGGCAGAGATTCCCTGGGAGTAGGGGCCCACCGCGAGGGGGGCTTCTTCGGTCTCGATTCTTTCGATGGCCATGTTCATTCCTTTCCTACGTCGTTCAGGTCGAACGGCGTGTTCTGATAGATGTAGTAGTTCAGCCAGTTCCCGAATATCAGGTTGGCGGTGCTCCTCCAGGTCATCAGCGGGTCCCTGGAGGGGTCGTCGTCGGGGAAGTAGTGGTAGGGTACGTGGGGGTTCATTCCCCTTCCAAGGTCCCTGTAGTACTCGTAGGACAGGGTCTTGGCGTCGTACTCCATGTGTCCGGTGATGAAAACCTGGTTGGCCTTCTCGCTGATCACTATGCCTACGCCCGCCTCATCGGAGACGGCGATGATGTGGAGGTGGGGGTTCTTGAGGATGTCCCTCGCCCTGACCTCGGTGTGGCGGGAGTGGGGGAACCAGAAGACGTCGTCGCATCCCCTAAGGAGGGGGTCGTCGCCGACCAGCGCCCTGTGGGGGAACACCCCGGACATCTTCTCTTCCAGGGGGTACTTGTCGACCCCGTAGTGGTGGTACAGTCCGGCCTGGGCACCCCAGCAGATGTGCATGGTGCTGAAGACGTTCTTTACGGACCAATCCATGATCTCGCAGAGCTCGTCCCAGTAGTCGACCTCGCTGAAGTCGATGTTCTCCACGGGCGCCCCTGTGATGATGAGGCCGTCCCATTTCCTGTCCTTGACCTCGTCGAATGTGGCGTAGAACTTGTCCAGGTACTCCTGGGAGATGTTCTTGCTGACGTGGGTGGACATCTGCAGCAGGGTGACGTTGATCTGGAGAGGGGTGTTGGAGAGCAGCCTCATGATCTGGATCTCGGTCTCCACCTTGGTAGGCATGAGATTCAGGACGATGATCTCCAGGGGACGGATGTCCTGGGTGTCCGCCCTGTCCTGCCTCATGACGAAGAGGTTCTCCTCCTCGAGGACTGTGGCGGCGGGCAGGTCGTTAGGTACTTTGATCGGCATTTTTCCCCTCCTTCCGTAGTTCAGTCGTATATCCCCGTGCTCACGTACTTGTCGCCGCCGTCCGGGAGGATGGCCACGACCTTGGAGCCGGGGTGTCTCTGTGCGATCTCGATCGCCTTGAATACGTTCGCTCCCGCGGATATTCCGCAGAAGATCCCTTCTTCGCGGGCGAGCCTGCGGGCAGTTGCGACAGCGTCGTCACCCTTCACGGTCTCGATGGTGCCGACGACGTCCCTGTCAAGGTTCCCGGGGACGAAGTTCGCCCCGATGCCCTGTATCTTATGGGGCCCGGCGGACCCCGAGGAGACCAGTGCGCTCTCCGCGGGCTCTACGGCGATGACCTTCCCGTCGGATCCAGCATCCTTCAGCGCCCATGCGATACCCGAGGCGGTGCCTCCGGTCCCGAATCCCGCAACCACGAAGTCAACGTCGGGGAGGTCTGCGAGGATCTCCCTTCCGGTGGTGGTGCGGTGGGCGAGGATGTTGGCGGGGTTGTCGAACTGTCCCGCGATGATCGAGTTGGGTGTGCATGCGCAGAGCTCGTTTGCCTTGTCGACGCTGCCCTGCATTCCGAGTTTCCCGGGGGTGAGGACGACCTCCGCCCCGTAGGCCTTCATGAGCGCTATGCGCTCCTTGGTCATCGTGTCGGGCATGACCATGACGGCCTTGTAGCCCCTCGCTGCGGCTATCATGGCGATAGCGATTCCGGTGTTCCCGGACGTGGGTTCGATGATGGTCCCTCCTGGGGACAGTCTGCCCTTGGCCTCAGCATCGTTGATGATCGAGAGAACCGCACGGTCCTTGATGGACCCCCCGGGGTTTCCCCTCTCGATTTTCACATACACGGAGCTTCCCGCGGGAGACATCCTACCGAGGCGCACTAGGGGAGTGTTCCCTATGGTCTCGGTGATGCTGTTGAAGATTGCCATAACGAATCCATCGTCAATGGTTTATTAATACTATGCTTATCGGATGTGGGTGTTTTTAGTCGGATAAGAATATTGAGGGATTTATCTGCGGTCAAAGCGTTCGATCCAGGAAGACGGTCCCTTCTTCTTACAGTACTCTTTCGGACTCCTTGATGTCACTCCTTTCCGTCATTCCCCTGTTGAATGAAGAAATGCGGAGGAGTGTCTTCATCTCATCCGTCAGCCCAGATATGACGAAGAATGCCGCCACATGTTCTTCCTGGATTCCACAGGTAGGTCCCTCGACGAATCACTTCAGGTTTCCATTAAAAGACCCAGATGTCCAAAATCGACTGATGGGTTATCCCATTTCAAAAGCCGGCGTTCCGTACGGCATGACGTTAACCGTAAAAACGGGGAACATATAGCGCCCATCATGAGGGGAGGACGTCTCACCAGCGGCGAACTGAGGATGCTTCTTGCGGCGACCACCATCGCCACATTCGTCACCCCCCTGATGTCCACCATGCTGAACCTCTCCCTTCTGGATATCGGAGAGGAGTTCGACGTCGGTTCCCACGACCTCGGATACGTGAACACGATGTTCATCCTGGGTTCCGTCATCGGGATGGTCCCGGCGGCCAAGATCGCCAGCATCTACGGGATGAGGAAGGTCTTCCTGTCGGGGATCCTGGGATCCATGGCATCCGCGCTGATAATAATGTCCAGTCCCAACTTCCCGTTCCTCATAGTCCTCCGTCTCCTGACGGGGATATTCGCATCCCAGATCCTGGTCACGTCCGTTGCCATGATCGGTCTTTCCTTCCCGGTGGAGAACAGGGGATGGGCCATCGGCGTGAACACCACGGGGGTGTATATCGGTCTGTCCCTGGGACCCACCATCGGAGGGCTGCTGTCCGATACCTTCGGCTGGAGGTCGCTTTTCGTCCTCATCGTGGCCCTGTTCATGGTCGCCTTCGCGGTCTGCACCAGATACAAGGGCGAGATGAAGCCCCAGGAGGGCCGGATGATGGATTGGAAGGGGGCCGTGATGTGGGGCATCTCCATCTTCGTCCTGATGTACGGCGTGGTCAACATGAGCGAGGGATGGGCCCTCGTGATGATCGCCGTCGGAGGGGTCCTCACGGCAGCAACCATCTGGTACCTGCTCCGCGCTGAGTCCCCGGTGCTCAACGTCAAACTGTT
This is a stretch of genomic DNA from Thermoplasmatales archaeon BRNA1. It encodes these proteins:
- a CDS encoding cysteine synthase, coding for MAIFNSITETIGNTPLVRLGRMSPAGSSVYVKIERGNPGGSIKDRAVLSIINDAEAKGRLSPGGTIIEPTSGNTGIAIAMIAAARGYKAVMVMPDTMTKERIALMKAYGAEVVLTPGKLGMQGSVDKANELCACTPNSIIAGQFDNPANILAHRTTTGREILADLPDVDFVVAGFGTGGTASGIAWALKDAGSDGKVIAVEPAESALVSSGSAGPHKIQGIGANFVPGNLDRDVVGTIETVKGDDAVATARRLAREEGIFCGISAGANVFKAIEIAQRHPGSKVVAILPDGGDKYVSTGIYD
- a CDS encoding homoserine O-succinyltransferase is translated as MPIKVPNDLPAATVLEEENLFVMRQDRADTQDIRPLEIIVLNLMPTKVETEIQIMRLLSNTPLQINVTLLQMSTHVSKNISQEYLDKFYATFDEVKDRKWDGLIITGAPVENIDFSEVDYWDELCEIMDWSVKNVFSTMHICWGAQAGLYHHYGVDKYPLEEKMSGVFPHRALVGDDPLLRGCDDVFWFPHSRHTEVRARDILKNPHLHIIAVSDEAGVGIVISEKANQVFITGHMEYDAKTLSYEYYRDLGRGMNPHVPYHYFPDDDPSRDPLMTWRSTANLIFGNWLNYYIYQNTPFDLNDVGKE
- a CDS encoding Arabinose efflux permease, whose product is MRGGRLTSGELRMLLAATTIATFVTPLMSTMLNLSLLDIGEEFDVGSHDLGYVNTMFILGSVIGMVPAAKIASIYGMRKVFLSGILGSMASALIIMSSPNFPFLIVLRLLTGIFASQILVTSVAMIGLSFPVENRGWAIGVNTTGVYIGLSLGPTIGGLLSDTFGWRSLFVLIVALFMVAFAVCTRYKGEMKPQEGRMMDWKGAVMWGISIFVLMYGVVNMSEGWALVMIAVGGVLTAATIWYLLRAESPVLNVKLFRDPTFAKAALASFMNYGACYSIAFFLALYLQSIGKMTATEAGIFMLLQPLIQVLLTAKAGAVSDRMRDKRVVPVFASATTAVGIAMFIMLGTDTSMFYVAVMMVILGVGLGCFGAPVNTILLNEAPVQFRGDASGVVALVRQTGMMVSMGFGMACISFIMGSTDNLGPDTYDLFIDVIRLAFSICLVMCILALICCLTLKPGREVRES
- a CDS encoding endoribonuclease L-PSP gives rise to the protein MNMAIERIETEEAPLAVGPYSQGISAGNLVFTAGEIPVDPHTGAVGETIEEQANQALKNVIAVLEAGHVAKDGIVSVTVYLTDIEDFQTVNLIYKDYFGEPYPARSCVEVSNLPKGVKIMVSAIGVRTE